From Calothrix sp. PCC 6303, a single genomic window includes:
- the rpiA gene encoding ribose-5-phosphate isomerase RpiA: protein MSAADPVKVMKQEVGKAAAALVKSGTIVGLGTGSTTAYAIEYIGERLKSGEIKDIVGVPTSFQAEVLAKQYGIPLTTLDAIDHIDIAIDGADEVDPQKNLIKGGGAAHTREKVVDYLANQFVVVVDAGKMVDKLGSTFAVPVEVIPMAITPVMNAIAKMGGKAELRMGIRKAGPVITDQGNMVVDVRFDDIPDPVNLEKTLNNIPGVLENGIFVNCADIVLIGEVIDGQPSVRQI from the coding sequence ATGAGCGCAGCTGATCCCGTGAAGGTGATGAAGCAAGAAGTTGGTAAAGCCGCTGCTGCTTTGGTGAAGTCGGGTACCATTGTGGGGTTGGGGACTGGTTCAACTACTGCATATGCAATTGAATATATCGGAGAACGCCTCAAATCGGGTGAAATTAAAGATATTGTGGGTGTACCTACTTCATTTCAAGCCGAAGTTTTGGCAAAGCAATATGGTATTCCTCTGACTACCCTGGATGCGATAGATCATATTGATATTGCCATTGATGGAGCCGATGAGGTTGATCCTCAGAAAAACTTAATTAAGGGTGGTGGTGCGGCACATACCCGCGAGAAAGTGGTAGATTATTTGGCGAACCAGTTTGTGGTGGTGGTTGATGCTGGTAAAATGGTGGATAAGTTAGGTTCTACTTTTGCTGTTCCTGTGGAAGTAATCCCCATGGCAATCACTCCGGTGATGAATGCGATCGCTAAAATGGGTGGTAAGGCAGAATTGCGTATGGGAATCAGAAAAGCTGGTCCTGTGATTACCGATCAAGGCAATATGGTGGTAGATGTCAGGTTTGATGATATTCCAGATCCTGTAAACTTGGAAAAAACCCTCAATAATATTCCTGGTGTCCTCGAAAATGGTATCTTTGTTAACTGTGCTGATATTGTCCTGATTGGTGAAGTGATAGATGGACAACCTTCAGTTAGACAAATTTAA
- a CDS encoding aldo/keto reductase encodes MLYRRFGRTELQMPLFSCGGMRYQFKWQDIPQSEIPDDNQENLEATIRKSVELGINHIETARGYGSSEMQLGRILPTFPRQDLIIQTKATPKANSEEFQAEFEKSLQYLNLDYVDLLSIHGINNGETLNHTMRAGGCLDVARKLQAQGKVRFIGFSTHGACETIIQAIETDCFDYLNLHWYYINQNNWRAIEAAKRHDIGVFIISPSDKGGKLYSPPDKLVELCKPLSPMVFNDLFCLSHPQVHTLSLGAAKPSDFDEHLKTLELLEQADEILPPILARLEEEAIASLGEEWVKTWHLNLPTPEETPGNINIPVILWLRNLALAYDMIDYAKMRYNLLGSGGHWFPGSQADKINQLDLRECLSHNPYGEKILQILAEAHQLLGGEQVQRLGSD; translated from the coding sequence ATGCTTTATCGAAGATTTGGACGCACCGAATTACAAATGCCTCTGTTTTCTTGTGGGGGGATGCGATATCAGTTCAAATGGCAAGATATTCCCCAGTCGGAGATTCCCGACGACAATCAAGAAAACTTGGAAGCGACAATCAGAAAGTCTGTGGAATTGGGGATAAACCACATTGAAACTGCACGAGGTTATGGAAGTTCGGAGATGCAGTTAGGGAGAATTTTACCGACTTTTCCTCGGCAGGATTTGATTATTCAAACCAAAGCGACTCCCAAGGCAAATTCAGAGGAATTTCAAGCAGAGTTTGAAAAATCACTCCAATACCTAAATTTAGACTATGTTGATTTGCTGTCAATTCACGGAATCAACAATGGGGAAACCCTAAACCATACCATGCGTGCTGGTGGTTGCTTGGATGTGGCGCGAAAACTCCAAGCACAGGGTAAAGTCAGATTTATCGGTTTCTCTACCCATGGTGCTTGTGAGACGATTATTCAAGCCATTGAAACTGATTGCTTCGATTATCTAAATTTACACTGGTATTATATTAATCAAAATAACTGGCGGGCAATTGAAGCTGCAAAGCGCCATGATATCGGAGTTTTTATTATTAGCCCTTCAGATAAAGGTGGTAAATTATACAGTCCGCCGGATAAATTGGTGGAATTGTGTAAACCATTGAGTCCGATGGTATTCAACGATTTATTTTGTTTGAGTCATCCTCAGGTGCATACATTAAGCTTGGGTGCAGCAAAACCCAGTGATTTTGATGAACATCTCAAAACCTTGGAATTGTTAGAGCAAGCAGACGAAATATTACCACCAATTTTGGCACGTTTGGAAGAAGAAGCGATCGCATCTCTGGGGGAAGAGTGGGTAAAAACTTGGCACCTCAATTTACCAACTCCGGAAGAAACCCCTGGAAACATTAATATCCCGGTAATTCTGTGGTTGCGAAATCTTGCCCTTGCCTATGACATGATTGATTATGCCAAAATGCGCTACAACTTACTGGGAAGCGGTGGACATTGGTTTCCCGGTTCTCAAGCAGATAAAATTAATCAGTTGGATTTACGTGAATGTCTTTCTCACAATCCTTATGGGGAGAAAATACTCCAAATCCTCGCTGAAGCACATCAACTGCTAGGTGGTGAACAAGTTCAGCGTTTGGGAAGCGATTAA
- a CDS encoding GTPase family protein yields MIRLKPWQWLVLALPVATIVTFLMVAAGMQIHTWGVNWIWAIFTVIFVGWRWLLVKWTKPALLQVESVVAEVNRELEADFATSPSGSNTKQAETILQDILVAAQNDLPIWEDWLTFWQRCQQLVTNISQIYHPEVKYPLLNIHIPQAYGLIRSTVDDTDLWMQKLSPVLNQVTIGQAYQGYEVYRKLEPSAQKLLKVWNLAQWLLNPAAAIAQRSTKPYSNKAEKQLLINLSQLLREAALRNLCRNAVTLYSGEILTNFEPTVTTSPKLQVKTQTLRDILVQAEPVEVVEQKPVNILLVGRTGAGKSSLINTLFNIDKAEVDVLPSTTTITSYHWETTTGETLDLWDSPGYEQVKRSELRDLVLDNVCKTDLVILVTPALDPALQMDVDFLADIKAEISNLPIVGVVTQVDKLRPIREWDANYDWEEGNKPKEIAIREATEYRRQLLSKYCDLVLPVVTGDIKAGRKPWGVDVLSLGIVNAIAPAKQLRLSRFLENLEARTVAAAKVIDKYTFQMATTQGVAAFLKSPILQFISTISTGSPTLAYLLSEKIPVEQLPVVIGKLQMAYELFNLLNDGSQSFDLLSLWTLLLDSSSESDTNSWAFGHALVEYWTNGLTNEQLHERFNYYLQQA; encoded by the coding sequence ATGATTCGCTTAAAACCGTGGCAATGGTTAGTATTAGCATTACCAGTTGCAACTATCGTTACTTTCTTGATGGTGGCAGCAGGAATGCAAATCCACACATGGGGTGTTAACTGGATTTGGGCTATATTTACAGTTATATTTGTAGGTTGGCGTTGGCTTTTAGTCAAGTGGACTAAACCTGCGCTGTTACAAGTAGAAAGTGTTGTTGCAGAAGTAAATCGGGAATTAGAGGCAGATTTTGCCACTTCACCCAGTGGAAGTAATACCAAACAAGCAGAAACTATCCTCCAAGATATCTTGGTTGCCGCCCAAAATGATCTGCCAATTTGGGAAGACTGGTTAACCTTTTGGCAACGTTGCCAACAACTTGTGACGAATATTTCCCAGATTTATCATCCAGAAGTTAAATATCCGTTGTTAAATATCCATATTCCCCAAGCTTATGGATTGATTCGCAGTACGGTTGATGATACAGATTTGTGGATGCAGAAGTTATCCCCAGTTTTGAATCAGGTGACAATTGGGCAAGCTTACCAAGGATATGAAGTTTACCGAAAATTAGAACCTTCAGCACAGAAACTTTTAAAAGTTTGGAATCTCGCACAGTGGTTACTCAATCCCGCAGCTGCGATCGCACAACGCAGCACTAAGCCCTATAGTAATAAAGCTGAGAAACAACTCCTCATAAATCTTAGCCAGTTATTACGGGAAGCAGCATTACGGAATCTTTGCCGCAACGCGGTTACTCTCTATAGTGGTGAAATATTAACCAATTTTGAACCGACAGTAACGACATCACCAAAATTACAAGTTAAAACCCAAACTCTCCGGGATATTTTGGTACAAGCTGAACCTGTGGAGGTGGTGGAGCAGAAACCTGTTAATATCCTGTTGGTAGGGCGAACTGGTGCTGGGAAAAGCAGTTTGATTAATACGCTTTTCAATATTGATAAAGCCGAAGTTGATGTATTGCCCAGTACAACTACAATTACGAGTTATCACTGGGAAACTACGACTGGTGAAACTTTAGATCTTTGGGATAGCCCAGGATATGAACAGGTAAAGCGTTCTGAGTTACGGGACTTAGTTTTAGATAATGTCTGTAAAACTGACTTAGTAATATTAGTAACACCCGCTTTAGATCCAGCTTTGCAAATGGATGTGGATTTTTTAGCGGATATCAAAGCCGAAATTTCCAATCTACCAATAGTTGGAGTGGTGACACAAGTCGATAAACTACGTCCAATTCGAGAATGGGATGCAAATTATGATTGGGAAGAAGGAAATAAACCCAAAGAAATTGCGATTCGAGAAGCAACTGAATACCGTCGTCAGTTATTGAGTAAGTATTGTGATTTGGTTTTACCAGTTGTTACAGGTGATATCAAAGCTGGGAGAAAACCTTGGGGAGTAGATGTATTATCTCTGGGAATTGTAAACGCGATCGCACCCGCAAAGCAACTCCGATTATCTCGTTTCTTAGAGAATTTAGAAGCGAGAACCGTCGCAGCTGCCAAAGTCATCGATAAATATACATTTCAAATGGCAACAACCCAAGGTGTTGCTGCATTCCTCAAAAGTCCAATTTTGCAATTTATTTCCACCATTTCCACAGGTTCACCAACTTTAGCCTATCTTCTTAGCGAAAAAATTCCCGTAGAACAGTTACCTGTGGTGATTGGTAAACTGCAAATGGCTTATGAACTATTCAATTTGTTGAATGATGGTTCCCAAAGTTTCGATTTATTATCATTGTGGACGCTATTACTTGACTCATCCAGTGAATCCGATACCAATTCTTGGGCATTTGGTCATGCTTTGGTAGAATATTGGACTAATGGCTTGACAAATGAGCAACTTCATGAACGGTTTAATTACTATTTACAGCAAGCATAG
- a CDS encoding peroxiredoxin-like family protein, with translation MNTQTRSPSPNIYSILSQTQRLRVSDGEIKPILDGCSNTSQLLVLIWSQLGDFDNLEYAWWLQREKEKLSSKGITIRAIGIGNRDSGVKFCEYTGFPAEWLFVDTKAEIHALLGLYRGLAIQFPILSTSQKAWLNLMLMCAGIGSPGTLKEVFRGYKGDKNAPQLINNDEVIGGTPLPPMKGSFFKAAGGEGFQRPFELATLRLRNMTEVLSNWNTYVPDSSYLTQRGGTFLFDSQGKLVYEHCDGGILGFAKNMSNPLSFLDEI, from the coding sequence ATGAATACCCAAACACGCTCCCCATCTCCAAATATTTACTCGATTTTGAGTCAAACTCAACGCTTGCGAGTTAGCGATGGAGAGATTAAACCTATTTTAGATGGTTGCTCGAATACTTCACAGTTACTTGTACTTATTTGGTCGCAACTGGGGGATTTTGATAATTTAGAATATGCTTGGTGGTTGCAAAGAGAAAAAGAAAAGCTCTCTTCAAAAGGAATTACAATTCGCGCTATCGGCATTGGAAACCGCGATTCGGGAGTCAAGTTTTGTGAATATACGGGGTTTCCGGCTGAATGGCTGTTTGTTGATACTAAAGCCGAAATTCACGCTCTTTTGGGACTTTATCGCGGTTTAGCTATACAATTCCCAATTTTATCAACATCACAAAAAGCTTGGCTGAATTTAATGCTAATGTGTGCTGGAATTGGTAGTCCTGGAACATTGAAGGAAGTTTTTCGGGGCTATAAAGGTGATAAAAATGCTCCTCAGTTAATTAATAATGATGAAGTTATCGGTGGTACTCCCCTACCACCGATGAAAGGTTCATTTTTCAAAGCTGCTGGAGGAGAAGGTTTTCAACGTCCTTTTGAACTAGCAACCCTACGTTTACGAAATATGACTGAAGTTTTGAGTAACTGGAACACGTATGTACCAGATTCATCCTATTTGACACAACGGGGAGGGACTTTTTTATTTGATTCTCAAGGTAAATTAGTTTACGAACATTGCGATGGTGGTATTCTTGGTTTTGCCAAAAATATGAGCAATCCTTTATCTTTTTTAGATGAGATTTAA
- the petJ gene encoding cytochrome c6 PetJ, whose product MIRLSAIALLFLLLPYNALAAEVSNGAKIFNNNCASCHLGGGNILIGEKTLQKSALSQYLEGYNTDAIASIIHQVQNGKGAMPAFKSKLKEQEILEVAAYVFQQAEEGW is encoded by the coding sequence ATGATCAGACTATCAGCGATCGCGCTATTATTTTTACTATTGCCCTACAATGCTTTAGCTGCGGAAGTGTCAAATGGTGCCAAAATCTTCAATAATAATTGTGCTTCTTGTCATCTAGGTGGTGGTAATATCTTGATTGGTGAGAAAACTCTGCAAAAATCAGCATTATCACAGTATTTAGAGGGTTACAACACGGATGCGATCGCCTCTATCATCCATCAGGTACAAAATGGTAAGGGTGCAATGCCTGCTTTTAAGAGTAAATTGAAGGAACAGGAGATTTTGGAGGTTGCTGCTTATGTCTTCCAACAAGCTGAAGAGGGATGGTAA
- a CDS encoding DUF364 domain-containing protein → MRVHPREIYHLLLESSQTDAVVKEIIIGLTWTYCQADGIGLCMSPGQATRILPWSGTLVNQKIINLAPWLKSWDSYQATVGMAAINAVINQSSPLLAKAQPIFPNGSANLAVFEHFLPLIRGKKVVVIGRYPGLSEYEKEMDLTVLERQPGIQDLPDTACEYVLPEAEWVFLTATSIVNKTFPRLVELSQNAKLVLMGATVPWLAELADMGIDYLAGVAVSNPEKLRQTVAEGGGVRIYETGVQYHVLDLLSTCIKK, encoded by the coding sequence ATGCGAGTACACCCACGGGAAATTTATCATCTACTACTGGAGTCAAGTCAGACAGATGCAGTTGTTAAAGAGATTATTATTGGCTTAACTTGGACATATTGCCAAGCAGACGGAATAGGATTGTGTATGAGTCCTGGTCAAGCAACTCGAATTTTACCTTGGTCGGGAACCTTAGTAAATCAAAAGATAATAAACCTCGCACCTTGGTTGAAATCCTGGGATAGTTATCAGGCTACTGTGGGGATGGCAGCAATTAACGCTGTGATCAACCAATCTTCACCACTTTTAGCAAAAGCACAACCTATTTTTCCTAATGGTTCGGCAAATCTTGCAGTTTTTGAGCATTTTCTGCCATTAATCCGGGGTAAAAAAGTTGTGGTAATTGGACGCTATCCTGGACTCTCGGAATATGAAAAAGAGATGGATTTAACGGTATTAGAACGTCAACCAGGAATCCAAGATTTACCTGATACAGCTTGTGAATATGTTTTGCCGGAAGCTGAATGGGTATTTTTGACAGCAACCTCTATTGTGAATAAAACATTTCCGCGTTTGGTGGAATTGTCGCAAAATGCCAAGTTAGTTTTGATGGGGGCAACTGTTCCTTGGTTAGCAGAGTTAGCGGATATGGGAATTGATTACTTAGCAGGTGTAGCGGTGAGTAATCCAGAAAAGTTACGACAGACAGTTGCGGAGGGGGGAGGAGTGAGGATTTATGAGACGGGGGTGCAATATCACGTTTTGGATTTATTAAGTACTTGTATAAAAAAATAG
- a CDS encoding DUF2854 domain-containing protein has product MFGRIPLSGICLTIGSILTTMGFIAYAYDNATLNLVGFFYGVPILLGGLALKASELEPVPYTEDITDDILELRKQQATVTQNKIRKDITRFCYGQEAHFDQALKFLRLAPTDDEFPIVTGLRETETNGAYTLTLKFDSPYVPIEVWQERHEQMTRYFGPGVDVKITPTGEDQLELTLITNQLAGEGNQLTVVSS; this is encoded by the coding sequence ATGTTTGGGAGAATCCCTCTATCCGGCATCTGTCTCACCATTGGTAGTATCCTAACTACCATGGGCTTCATTGCCTACGCATACGACAATGCCACACTGAATCTAGTTGGCTTTTTTTATGGTGTTCCCATACTCCTGGGAGGACTCGCACTCAAAGCCAGCGAACTAGAACCAGTTCCTTATACTGAAGACATTACAGATGATATTTTAGAACTCCGCAAGCAACAAGCAACGGTGACTCAAAATAAAATCCGTAAAGATATAACCCGTTTCTGCTATGGACAAGAAGCACATTTTGACCAAGCACTCAAGTTCTTAAGATTAGCACCTACTGATGATGAGTTTCCCATTGTCACCGGCTTACGGGAAACTGAAACCAATGGTGCGTATACTTTGACTTTGAAATTTGACTCACCCTACGTACCAATTGAAGTCTGGCAAGAAAGACATGAACAAATGACTAGATATTTTGGTCCTGGTGTTGATGTCAAAATTACACCAACAGGTGAAGATCAACTGGAGTTGACTTTAATCACCAATCAGTTAGCAGGTGAGGGCAATCAGTTAACAGTAGTCAGTAGTTAA
- a CDS encoding AAA family ATPase, whose amino-acid sequence MSEQLLQAEPVIDLETAFQESHIQEILDRLDADLVGLKSVKNKIKEMAALLLVDKVRHSVGLTAGVPTLHMTFLGNPGMGKTTVAMRMAEILYRLGYITRENVMLVTRDDLVGQGMGQTAPKTREVLNSAMGGVLLIDEAYTLFRPEHPGDFGLEAIEILMQVMENQRNDLVVILAGYKDQMERFFHSNPGMNSRIGLHIEFNDYSVNSLMIIAQSILKSQNYSFSIDAEKAFREYLLKRRVMPHFANARSVRNAIDRARLRQANRLLQMHGKTITKEDLMSIEASDILASRVFRDGVPDCETQDD is encoded by the coding sequence ATGAGCGAACAACTTTTACAAGCAGAACCAGTAATAGATTTGGAAACAGCATTCCAAGAATCCCATATCCAAGAAATATTAGATCGTCTAGATGCCGATTTGGTTGGACTAAAATCTGTCAAAAATAAAATTAAGGAAATGGCAGCTTTATTACTGGTGGATAAAGTTCGACACAGTGTCGGTTTGACAGCAGGTGTACCCACCTTACACATGACTTTTTTAGGAAATCCAGGTATGGGTAAAACCACTGTAGCGATGCGAATGGCAGAAATTTTGTATCGTCTGGGTTACATCACTAGAGAAAATGTCATGTTAGTAACTCGTGATGATTTAGTCGGGCAAGGTATGGGACAAACTGCACCCAAAACAAGGGAAGTTCTCAACAGTGCAATGGGTGGAGTATTATTAATAGATGAAGCTTACACCCTATTTCGTCCTGAGCATCCTGGTGATTTTGGCTTGGAAGCAATTGAAATATTGATGCAGGTAATGGAAAATCAACGCAATGATTTGGTTGTAATTTTAGCTGGTTACAAAGACCAAATGGAGCGCTTTTTTCATAGTAACCCAGGAATGAACTCACGCATTGGTTTACATATTGAGTTTAACGATTACTCGGTTAATAGTTTAATGATTATTGCCCAATCAATTTTGAAATCCCAAAACTATAGTTTTAGTATCGATGCCGAAAAAGCTTTTCGAGAATATTTATTAAAACGTCGCGTAATGCCACATTTTGCTAATGCTCGCAGTGTTCGTAATGCTATTGATAGGGCGAGATTACGTCAGGCAAATCGTCTGTTACAAATGCATGGTAAAACAATCACGAAAGAAGATTTAATGAGCATCGAAGCTTCTGATATTTTAGCAAGTCGTGTATTCCGTGATGGTGTGCCAGATTGTGAAACGCAAGATGATTAG
- a CDS encoding sensor histidine kinase — protein MFNGINALVKLVLGKATFNKLGSTAILNTWMMERLKYLSKKIKISPSQLVAVAVILTLLVFLPQIYITLQADYKFKTIVKHELRLQSLSNEITYLDEVLTMSAKMNAATGDKTWETRYREFEPKLDTAIKESISLASEAYNTKDAKETDQANQNLVAMEYESFKLVDNNQSQAAQSLLSSKEYINQKEIYALGVSRRNAAILLQVENKISEYRRDLLYSILISIISLVLIIPVWLLVLSLLRTYLKARNSAQRNLEEINQNLESLVWERTKDLTDKNLQMQETLQKLEETQLLLIQTEKMSSLGQMLAGIAHEINNPINFINGNIIHLQKYGEDLLKLIDLYQKNYSNPTAEIKNYIQDIDLNYICEDYNNITNSISLGTSRIIEIVTSLRNFSRLDQQITKKVDIHQGIDATLMILSHRLKATDKRGEIKVIKDYNSLPLIECYPAQLNQVFMNILANAIDALEDYDTQRDQDEIKKHPSQIKITTDVINDNEIVIYILDNGAGIPADIMNQLFNPFFSTKPIGKGTGLGLSISQQIIVDKHGGHLFCESITGRGTEFQIKIPVAQD, from the coding sequence ATGTTTAATGGGATAAATGCTTTGGTAAAGTTGGTTTTGGGGAAAGCAACTTTCAATAAGTTAGGTAGTACAGCTATTTTGAATACCTGGATGATGGAGCGCTTGAAATATCTCAGCAAGAAGATAAAAATTAGCCCATCTCAATTAGTTGCAGTGGCTGTGATTTTAACTTTGCTAGTATTTTTACCCCAAATTTATATAACTTTACAGGCTGACTACAAATTTAAGACTATCGTCAAACATGAATTACGACTGCAATCCTTAAGCAATGAGATTACTTATCTGGATGAAGTCTTAACTATGTCGGCAAAAATGAATGCAGCAACAGGTGACAAAACTTGGGAAACAAGATATCGAGAGTTTGAACCTAAATTAGATACTGCCATCAAAGAATCGATTTCCCTGGCAAGTGAAGCCTATAATACGAAAGATGCCAAAGAAACCGATCAGGCAAATCAGAATTTGGTAGCGATGGAATATGAATCTTTTAAACTAGTAGATAATAATCAAAGTCAAGCTGCACAATCTTTATTATCTAGCAAAGAATATATAAATCAGAAAGAAATTTATGCTTTAGGGGTGAGTCGTAGAAATGCAGCTATCCTTTTGCAAGTTGAAAATAAAATATCTGAATATCGTCGTGATTTATTATATTCAATTTTAATCTCTATCATCAGCTTAGTATTAATAATTCCAGTTTGGTTATTAGTGCTGTCCCTACTTAGAACATATTTAAAAGCTAGAAATTCTGCTCAACGCAACCTAGAAGAAATTAATCAAAATTTAGAATCTCTAGTTTGGGAAAGAACCAAAGATTTAACAGATAAAAATCTGCAAATGCAGGAAACATTACAAAAACTCGAAGAAACTCAACTTTTACTGATTCAAACTGAAAAAATGTCCAGTTTAGGTCAGATGCTAGCGGGAATAGCCCATGAAATTAATAATCCAATCAACTTTATTAATGGTAATATTATTCACCTTCAAAAATATGGCGAAGATCTACTAAAGTTGATTGACTTATATCAGAAAAATTATTCAAATCCCACAGCCGAAATTAAAAACTATATTCAAGATATAGACTTAAATTATATCTGTGAAGATTATAACAATATCACCAATTCTATATCATTAGGAACCTCCCGAATTATCGAAATAGTTACATCTTTACGTAACTTTTCTCGTCTTGATCAACAAATTACAAAAAAAGTCGATATTCATCAAGGAATCGATGCCACCTTAATGATTTTATCCCATCGACTCAAAGCAACAGATAAGCGAGGAGAAATCAAAGTTATTAAGGACTATAATTCCTTACCATTGATTGAGTGTTATCCTGCTCAGTTAAATCAGGTATTTATGAATATTCTAGCTAATGCTATCGATGCTTTAGAGGATTATGATACACAACGAGATCAGGATGAAATTAAAAAGCATCCCAGTCAAATTAAAATTACCACGGATGTTATTAACGATAATGAAATAGTAATTTATATTCTTGATAACGGTGCTGGAATTCCTGCTGATATTATGAATCAATTATTTAATCCATTTTTTAGCACTAAACCAATTGGAAAAGGAACAGGACTAGGATTATCTATTAGTCAACAAATTATTGTAGATAAACATGGTGGTCATTTATTCTGCGAATCTATAACTGGAAGAGGAACAGAATTTCAAATTAAAATTCCGGTTGCTCAAGATTAG
- a CDS encoding M48 family metallopeptidase, with protein sequence MATYTGISSEAFRHPLDRQAEQTLRSLPGFDFLARKFVEFFAERPQLVYLMGNTIQVGPRQYSTIYQMFRECVRDLDVYPEPKLFVEQNAIANSYALGQEHPYIVINTGILDLLDEAEIRTVLAHELGHIKCGHTILIQMATWAGTAASVLGEMTFGIGNFVSQGLILAFYEWRRKAELSSDRAALLVVEDLDTVMTTMMKIAGGSHKFAHECHLQEFIKQSQEYQALDENGLNQIYKLLMYNGMLGSMQSHPFPVERIHYLQDWAKSAEYQQIRQGNYRRSSESAVNINTESTDAEAERLRNQIEELQREIERMKRT encoded by the coding sequence ATGGCAACCTATACAGGAATTTCCAGCGAAGCATTCCGCCATCCTTTGGACAGACAGGCAGAACAAACCCTTCGGAGTCTACCAGGATTTGATTTTCTCGCTCGTAAATTTGTAGAGTTTTTTGCTGAACGTCCCCAGTTAGTTTATCTGATGGGTAACACCATCCAAGTTGGACCTCGGCAATATTCCACCATTTATCAAATGTTCCGTGAATGCGTCAGAGATTTGGACGTTTATCCAGAGCCAAAACTGTTTGTTGAGCAGAACGCGATCGCTAACAGCTACGCACTGGGACAGGAACACCCTTACATTGTCATCAATACCGGGATTTTAGACCTGTTGGACGAAGCCGAAATTAGGACGGTGCTAGCCCACGAACTGGGACATATTAAATGTGGTCATACTATTTTAATTCAAATGGCAACTTGGGCGGGAACTGCTGCCTCTGTTTTGGGGGAAATGACCTTTGGCATCGGTAATTTTGTTAGTCAAGGTTTGATTTTGGCTTTTTACGAATGGCGACGCAAAGCCGAACTATCATCCGATCGAGCCGCATTACTGGTGGTGGAAGATTTGGATACTGTTATGACAACAATGATGAAAATTGCCGGGGGAAGCCACAAATTCGCCCACGAATGCCATCTCCAAGAATTTATCAAGCAGTCCCAAGAATACCAAGCGCTGGACGAAAATGGACTCAACCAAATATATAAATTACTGATGTATAACGGAATGCTCGGCTCAATGCAAAGTCATCCTTTCCCTGTAGAACGGATACATTACCTCCAAGATTGGGCTAAATCCGCAGAATATCAGCAAATTCGCCAGGGAAATTACCGACGTTCTTCAGAAAGTGCAGTTAATATTAATACCGAATCGACAGATGCTGAAGCTGAGCGCCTCCGAAATCAAATTGAAGAGTTACAACGAGAAATCGAGCGAATGAAGCGGACATAG